GGTCCTCTTTCATGAAGATCATCAATAAATGACTACCTTCAATAAATAAGTCTATTTGGAAATTCTAGAGAATTCTTTTGCTAAACAAgttagtcttttttcttttcaattatgTCTTTCTGTTTAAGCTCTCCATCTGAAAGTTCTgtatattttccattcttttcctcctcttgttctTCCTCACTGCCTTCGTCTGTGAGCTCCCGATCACCGTTTTCTTTTTTAGCTGCCTCATGTTCATCTACCCCTCCATCTGTATCAGCCGTGCAGATTCCATAACACATAATGCTGATGACCCCCAGGGGCAACCCAAAGAGAAAGCATCCCAGAAGTGGTGAACTCTTGAACACAGACTGTTGAAACACAAATTTGAAGTAAAAAACACTTTCAGTGAATATACAAAATTACCACATTACTTCTCTTATTACTCTGTGTATTTATTCAGAAACATTCAAAATGGCAGTCaggttttttgcagtttttttgttttttcagaaaggGTAAGTCCTCATTTTAAAAATCCCTACTATAAGTCcataaaaaaagatttagaaGTTCAAATATTATAGTGTTGCATTGAGATAGTTAACATGCCAACTGTATATTCAATTCATTGTTCGAAGCTTGAGAAACAATTGTTCTAAGAGTGTTAAAATAACACTTTGAAGCAACCAGTTTCATCTCTTATTCGTGTCTCATTCTCAAAAATTAGTTTGAGTAGTAAGAGATCTGCAGAAACATTCTGTTATTAGACAGCTTCCTACTGAAGAGTAGTTCAATGTCACAGAAGGAAGGACTTCTGGTTTCAGAAACTGATGGCTAAATGTTGCACATTCACAGAAGTTTGGAAGCCACTCATACAAAAACATGTcaatttcaatttaaattcacagcacaggtttttttgcttgtgtaGGGTAAGTGAAGAAATGGATTTGTGTACATCTTCCCAACAAAGTTCTGTTAAGCATAATTAACCTATAAGAAAGATGATTATGAAGAAACTAACATATGTTGAATATTTAGCACGCTGGAAAATACTATTAGAAACTATAATCAGGAAGTTCGTATGGCTTAAATCTAATGTATATATACCTATAACATATACACACAATACATATAATGTAAGCAAAgttatataaaaatgtttctaaaccctctgaaaatatttgcatcttGACTGACAAGGGCGCCAtctaatttaacaaaaaataaaacttaccACTACAGTGGACTTGGCATCATAGATTATTCTCTTGATTCGCTGCAGAAGTCCATCACCACCTTGTGCCTGAAATTTCAAATGGAACCATGTCAAAACTGCTGACACTTTTCAGTTATGATTCCAAAAGTTCATTCTTCAGACCTTGCAATCATAAGTCCCTTTAGAAGGAAATGAAAAGTAATTATTCTTGCATCTCATGATGCCCAGACACTCCAACTTCTCAAGCATGGATAAACATTTCAATAGTCTCATGAAAAATTCATGAAGTCACATCCTGTATTATCTGTCTTGTATTAGCACTCTCACATACATATAGAGATGGGAATTTAGACAGACGTTAATCAACCTAGCTGAAATACTGCAAACAAAAGGTAGAAAGACCTAAGTGACACTATGGCAAAAACCACAAGGCATCACAAACAAATTTCCTCAAAGTtaaaaaccagacagaaaccAATGTCATTTGTAGTTTCAACCAGAAAGATATACTTAGAGTCAAACAGGTGTTGATAACGTAATTCAATGcaattaaagcattaaaaaaaaaattgagaattaAAGAACAAAGAACCACCAAATAAATTACAGGAACACCCCTCACTTTGCAACTAGAAGCATGGCTGGTACAGTCATGAACAGCAAGCATAATCCACCTATATTATGTTGCTGTATCAATTTATCATATTAAATAAACCGAAGTACCCCATATGACTGAAACGATCTACAGCATTACTTGTCAGTACCACATGATGATCTAAAACTGCTGGCGTAACGTAAAGGAGGATTCACTGAATGCAGTAAGTATTCAGTGTACAGTGAACTGGGGCTTAAACCAGCATAGGCTTCTCCCAGAAGGCAGCGAAATGATTTGTTAGCACTGTCCTCCTTTGTGGCAAAGCCTTCCTGCCCTGTAAGCACAAATGAAGGCTCTGATCCATGATCTCTTTCCTCATCCACACAACATAGCCTTCTGCCCAACTTACAGTACACTGAAGGAATACGCAAACCTGAGTTTGTTTTGCCAACGTTAAAAAATTGTCCAAGCCGTCAATTCCAGAAGAATTTactaattttgtcattttaacaAAACACAGCTCATTTTTAGCTTTagagcagtgagagagagaggggTAAACTTGTGTCTGTTTGCAATATGCAAAGCAAGTATACCACTGTTTTTTGAACCTGAACCTATCATTCATCAGGCTAttgaaattattaatttactGCCCAAAAGAAAGGGTAGAGTTGAATTATGCACTATAAAGAAAATTTTCAACAAATGCATTTAAAGCAAACCAGATTAATAAAAACTCTCCATTTACCTGTGACACCACTAAAAGGACTATCAAGAGAAGTCCACTAACACTATGCTATAAACAGAGAAAAGCTTGCTTTCTACAAGAGGTTCTGCAATCAGAGCAGCAAGCAACAGCACACCTCAAGAATTCACAATCACATATTCACTGACAGCACCCAAGACATGACACAGGACAGGAAGATGGCAAACACATGGCATAACAATCAGAGTAACCAAATTTTATTCCCTAGTTTAGCATCTAAGGAAATATACACTAACCAATATATTCCAAGTCACAATGAAGACTTACTTCAGCTGTACCATCCAAGATATTGTTAATAAACTGAACCATGTCTTCTGTGTTCTCAATGTGCCTATCTGGTAGAAAATACTGCTGATTGGAGGTATTCAATACAACAATAGTAGGGATTGTCAAGTCACTGGAAACATAAAACAGACAGTTTATACATTTAAAGAACTACCGTGTAAAACACTGCAATTCAAATAATTCCTACATCATCTAAAAGGGCATCCATTAATCTTTATTTCATGAGTGTTCCTTATAGCACTTCCTTAAAcgcaagagggaaagaggaagagaatcaCCTGAACGGTACaagcatgttttaaatattttttccttcacatctgTGTCAGTGACGTTATTTGAAGTTTAGTGTATTTTACATACACATAGTGACTGCAAATCAGGTACCTTATGACTTGCCAATTAGTAACAGATCATAGAGAATTGCCTTCTACATGAAATGTACTGTTAGCACAACACATTCAATGTTTTAGTGCACAAAGACAAAAGTACAATACAAAAACTCAATTCCATCCAGCCATGGTCCAACTGATCAGCTCCATCAATCAACCTCTACCTGTCAAGTCAACAGAATAAGCCATACCAATCAAAGTTTTTCTACATCTCTTTTAGATACAGCAGATAAGCTACAGTTTTTAAACAGATATTACTCAGCAATTGACCTTCACATGTGTAAGTATTGTTTTGTATCACAGactcagaaagaaagaagggggaaaaaaaaaaaaagaaaaaaggttagaAATTATCTCTGGAGATAAACCACTAAAATCTACTGTTCAAATTAGCCctaaattcaaaattaaatcagGTTTAGGGAAATTTAATACTGCACAAGTATATTGTTCAACAAGAAAgacttaaaatacattaaataaggTGAAAAATTTCCTGTACTCTTTGTTAATTTTCTACAGTTCTGTCAATAATGAATTTAAATACCAGGTGGCCTTCCTTCACAGCAGAAGCAACGCAAACTTTGTTTTTCTACATTTTCACCCTTGTGTAATGGTGCCCCATCTATGCGCATTTGTAATCCATGTAATGCTGATGATGACTTCAGCCTTAACTGTGGCTATCAATCCATAACCATATTTCATGGAAATATTGTTTAGCATTTACTCCAGattccatttttctttgaagTCATAGAAATTATTCTACATTTTCTCACACATTTTAGGTGTTTTGTTTGTTcacttgttttaatttaaattcaattGCAAACCTAAAAGTGAATAATTTTAATACATGAACATTTTCTAAACTCCTAGAAAGCCGAATACTTGAGAACTTAAGGTGCAGACCACCTTCCTAGTAGTCAAGCTGAAAGCATGGTGGCACCTCAGAAAACCTAAGGCCAACTACAGCGACAATAAAGTAATTTCAACCTTTCAAaggaaccttaaaaaaaaaccaaccaaacaaaactttGTCAATAGTGACAAACTGCAACATAAGATTTTCTAAATACAATTTTCCTTTGacatttttattctctatttaTTAGGAACAAGTAAGTAGGAGACAATCAAGAGAGTCAGGTGTTTTTACAAGTGCCTGGTAAGAAGTTATCAACCTCTGCCAAAATACCTCATCCCAGCCAAAACAGAACAAGTTTTATTACTTGGATGCAGAAAAGATCCCCCTCCCCCACCAAAAAAGTGCAGCTATTGCATTTAACAGTCTGGCAACTGAGGTTCTTATAGTTGGTTATAGAGCAATTGAAAGATAAACTCCATATACAAGTGTTATACACTGTACAGAgattaataaaaacatgtttaatatGTTTCTTCCAAGAGCTGAGGAATTAATACTCTTCATACACCTATAGCTGACATTCCAGTGATGCTATATACCTTAGCTTACACAAAGATGTGTCTTTGCTTTCAGTAAAATGCATATTATgcacaaaataagaaaacagagttTTAACTATACCATTTTTAATCCAACAAAAGCACATTTATTCACTGCCAAAGAGTCATATAAATTATGATGTCTACTAGTGGAGTTACAGCCAAGTTCATAAGTGTACTTCTATCAGGGACTACTACTTCTATCCCCACGAATCATACAATATTTTGCCTTTtgtgaagaaacagaatttgttCCTACGTGCATCTAGCACAGTAAAAAAGTACTCTGCAATAGATTTCTTGCTATTCAGGaggccttttctgtttccacTTGTTGCCATCTAGTGGAAAACTGAAACCCTTGCAGTACGGTTTTACACATCATTCAAGTAACCACTTATTAACACTGAACATATTTTGCTGAATTCTTTTGCTGCTTTCCACTTATGCTGGAAATGTATACACTCTGTTTAGGAAATAATTAAAAGCCTGTGAGCACTCTAAAAGCAATTTCCTATATACTACAAATTATAAAATCAGGCATTTTGCAGATTAAGTTAAACAATCCAGCTGAACAGATCTTGCCACTAGATCACTAACACTGTTAAGTGGCAGTTCTGTCTTCTTccccttcattttcttcctctcaggGGCCTCATCTCCCTCCCCTGCTTCTTCACACATCAGTTCTGGTACTCAGCAGAATACATGGGAAGATATTTAAGGGTTTTGTTGgatcagaaaaaaacctcccCTACTTgcttagccaaaaaaaaaaatcaaacacttttCTACCAGATAAACAGGCTGGAACAGCTCAGCAGACAGTCAGACATGAGAGCCTGCACAGAAGCAGCAATTAATGAAGTGAGGGAGGTCTCACTTTTGGCAGCTATAAATCACCAGATCAATCATATCACTCAGTTTCACTtgagaaatatctggttttagaCGAATTATATTCAGGCATTAATCTACAGacatttcacagaaatacagatCTTGTGACTACCAAGTCCCCATGAAGCTCCTAGAACCTTTAGGGGCATGAACACATGCTTTGTTCATGCTTTGATTCCCAGGAAAGGCGTCTGGAACACTTACAGGGCTGGCATATTGAcctgtttttcccttctttcactCAAAAAGGCCAGAGGAGAACAAGTAGTGAACTGTAAATGCCAAGCAACTTAAATCTCTAATTATGCACTTTTAGACAAGCATCATAAGAAGGGCAAATGACAGGCATCTTGTTAAACTACTTACGTATTTCAAAATGTTCCATGTACATAAAGTGCATACAGCATGTTCCATGCATTTtatgctgcttctctgcagaagaaTTTTTCTATGCATGTCTTAAAAAAGCATCAAGAATGAAATGTGCCTCTCCAGAAATAAAACTCATAATGTATAACCATTATTTACATTTCCTGTTACAAATTGACATAACTTTTAATTTGTCTAGCACCCTGTaaatttaacaaagaaaaaaaaacccacacagttCTAACAATCAATTTAAGCAAGCAGACCTAAAAGATAAGCTTTGCTAATCAGCATTACCAGTAAGCCAAATTTCTAACATTAATTATGCAGTTTAATTTAACAAACAACTGATACTATGATACATGCTGAATTCTGAggacagcaatttatttttaacctgtgaAAGGCAGGAATtcttcataagattttttttcaattaaatatacTTAGCAGCAAatacaagagaagaaagaatattCAAAGAATTTACTTACTCCATTAGTAAACTATTAATGTAATCATTTCCATCCATATGGCCAAACTGGAAATCCCTGTAAGAGAGGCAGTGAAAAAcaggatgagaaagaaaacagaatagtGGGTTTCCGCAAAAGttcttccttaaatatttttcctgtaactGAAGATGAGAGCACACACTCAGCAATGTAATGCAAAAACTGACAATCTACAAGACAGTCAGTATCCCAAAACACACTCAGTTAATGGAATGGTCTTATTAAATATCAGTATATGAATATAAAAGCAGGCACTATAACATTTTTCATGTAGCAGAAAAATGACTGCTGTCTCAGAAATGTAAATGCAGAAGTTCATTTAAGATAACATAGTACCATGTGTGCCTACCTGTGGAAGTGATCTCGATAATCTCTAGCAACTTCCTGAATAATAGATTTTagtctggaggggaaaaaagtgacatTGATAATACAGGATATACTCTGCTAGAATACAAACAATAAATATTGAGATTTCCCTAATAGTACCTCATCAGCAGAAAGAATTCCCTATTCCATTAACAAAAGAGACCTTTTTCACCTTGGTTGGTTTCTAAGTGTTGAAAGGCTATCTACCACAGTCTTAACACGAGAAAAAAAGACATACAAGTCAGGCTGTTTCACTCCACCTATTGCCTTCTGAAGATGCAGCACTGTGACTCTGAAGAAAATCCAAAGAGATCCACGAAAATAGCACACACAGTGCTTGAACAGTATTTTCTTAGACTAATTATGTACGCAACCATAAGGGGACAGGGGAAGGTCTTGTTCCTCTCAGTATCTTCAGCAAACTCCAACCCAACTGAAAATGCCCCTTCTTAATATAAGTTCCACAGACAACTACTATACAAGCatcactaaattaattttaatgtaacTGAGCTGAAGAACAGCAATTTGTTTAAATTTAAGTTCATCTCAAAGTCATCTGAACTCAAATGCTCTCGTCTGTGTTTAAAAGGTGACACAATAGCTTTAAAAAGCTATGCGATCACCATTTGCTCCTGTGATCTCATTAACAAGCGGCAGAAGAGCGATACAGGAACTCCCATCATCTCATTGAACTCATACGTGCTTCAACAGAGCCACAAATTAGGTAAATTCAGTAGGCTGAAGTCATAAATTACAGAACATCcccaatttaaaaccattacatttAATCTGGCATTTCTTGATATTTAAGAAACTTCCAAAGTTCTCCATGTCGTACCAGCACATTTCTCCCATAGTGTCACCAATACTCAATTCTGTACCTGGTATGTTCCACTGAAGAGTTTTTATCATCAATGACTGCAATAGCCACAAGTTTtcctaaaataagaaataaaacacttgaaaccatttaaaaagaaacacacattCTCAGATGGAAAATACTCCAACCTAGATCAGATACGGTCCAGAGACAGGAATTAGTTTTAAGTATAAACCTCAATGCCAAATAGCCTTTTCCAGCCGACCAAACTGTGGTTTTCTTAAagctactgaaaataaattaagatatGGCCTAACGCCGCACCACTAGCGTTATATGAAAAGCCAACCTACAGAAAGAagttaaa
The DNA window shown above is from Strix aluco isolate bStrAlu1 chromosome 1, bStrAlu1.hap1, whole genome shotgun sequence and carries:
- the TMX3 gene encoding protein disulfide-isomerase TMX3 isoform X4, giving the protein MFEHVQKRHRVLFVYVGGESPLKEKYIEVASELIVYTYFFSASEDVLPEYVTLPELPAVVVIKDGTYFVYDEYEDGDLSSWINRERFQGYLNVDGFTLYELGDTGKLVAIAVIDDKNSSVEHTRLKSIIQEVARDYRDHFHRDFQFGHMDGNDYINSLLMDDLTIPTIVVLNTSNQQYFLPDRHIENTEDMVQFINNILDGTAEAQGGDGLLQRIKRIIYDAKSTVVSVFKSSPLLGCFLFGLPLGVISIMCYGICTADTDGGVDEHEAAKKENGDRELTDEGSEEEQEEEKNGKYTELSDGELKQKDIIEKKKD